Genomic window (Flavobacterium oreochromis):
TCGCCGTAATGTTGTATTAAAACAAATGGAAAAAAATGGTTTCTTGACTACTACACAAAAAGAAAACTATCAAGCAAAACCTATTAGATTAACTTTCTCACCTGAAAAATACAATGAAGGAACTGCTACCTATTTTAGAGAATATCTTCGTGATTATATGAAAAAATGGGTAGAAGAAAATAAAAAAGAAGATGGGTCTGATTATAATATTTATTCAGACGGTTTAAAAATTTATACCACTATTGATTCTCGTATGCAATTATATGCTGAAGAAGCTATGAAAGAACACCTAGCTAATTTGCAACAAGAATTTTTTATAGAGCAAAAGAAAAATAAAACAGCTCCTTTTGTTAACATAACAGATACCGAAATTGAAAAAGTTATGGATCGTTCTATGCGAAATTCAGAACGTTGGAGAATATTATCTGATAATGGAATGGAAGAAGACGATATAAAGAAATCGTTCCATATAAAAACAAAAATGACCGTATTCACCTGGAAAGGAGATCGTGATACCGTTATGACACCTTATGATTCAATTCGTTATTATAAACATTTCCTACAACCAGGTTTAATGGCAATGGAACCTCAAACAGGTCATGTAAAAGCTTGGGTAGGAGGGATAGATTATCGTTATTTTCAGTATGATCACGTAGGTTTAGGAGCTCGTCAGGTGGGATCTACATTTAAGCCTTTCGTATACGCAACTGCTATACAGCAATTAGGTATGTCCCCTTGCGATACAATTTTAGACGGACCATTTATGATTCGTAAAGGAAAACACAACGTAACGGAAGATTGGGAGCCTCGAAATTCAGATAGAAAATATAGAGGTATGATGACCTTAAAAAGAGCATTAGCAAATTCAGTTAATACAGTATCGGCTAAATTAATAGACAAAACAGGTCCTGATGCTGTAATTGCCTTATTAAGAAAATTAGGTGTAGAAACAGAAATTCCTTCACAACCATCAATTGCTTTAGGGGCCGTTGATATTACAGTTCGTGATATGGTAGCAGCATTCAGTACCTTTGCTAATCAAGGTATCTATTTAAAACCACAAGTAATTTCTAAAATAGAAGATAAAAATGGAAATGTCATTTTTGAGCCTAAATTAGAATCTAAAGATGTATTGAGTAAAGATGTTTCATATGCAGTCATTAAATTATTAGAAGGTGTTACAGAGTCGGGTTCAGGAGATCGTTTACGTACTCAAGGAGGAGGTTGGAAATATAATAGGGTAACAGGATACCCTTATATGTTTACTAATCCTATTGCGGGAAAAACAGGTACTTCTCAAAATCAATCAGATGGATGGTTTATCGGTATGGTACCTAATTTAGCAACTGGAGTTTGGGTTGGAAATGAAGATAGATCAGCTCATTTTAAAACATTAGCAGCAGGTCAAGGAGCTACAATGGCATTACCTATTTGGGGACTTTTTATGAAAAAATGTTATGCAGATCCAACTTTAAATATTTCAAAAGAAGCTTTCGAAAAACCAAGTGATTTAAAAATTAAAGTAGACTGTTATAGTGCTCCTTCCCATTCAAGAAGAGAAAATGATAGCACAGCTAACGATTCTATAAGAGTAAAACCAGAGGACGAACAAAATACAGATGAATTTGGATTATAAACACAACTATGATATCTAGAAAAGTAAAAAACGTACAAGAAGCTTTAGAAGGAATACAAGATGGTATGACTATCATGTTAGGTGGTTTTGGTCTATGCGGAATTCCTGAGAATAGTATACAAGAGCTTGTAAAAAAGAAGTTAAAAATTTAACCTGTATTTCTAATAATGCTGGTGTTGATGATTTTGGTTTAGGCTTGTTGCTACAAAAACGTCAAATTAAAAAAATGATTTCCTCTTATGTAGGTGAAAATGCAGAGTTTGAACGTCAGATGCTTTCAGGTGAGTTAGATGTAGAACTAACACCTCAGGGTACTTTAGCTGAAAAATGTCGGGCTGCCCAAGCTGGTATTCCTGCATTCTTTACTCCAGCAGGTTATGGAACAGAAGTGGCTGAAGGAAAAGAGGTTCGTGAATTTAATGGTAAAATGTACATTTTAGAACACGCTTTTAATGCAGATTTCTCTATTGTTAAAGCATGGAAGGGAGATGAAGCAGGTAATCTAATTTTTAAAGGTACTGCTCGTAATTTTAATGCACCTATGGCAGGAGCTGCTAAAATTACTATAGCAGAAGTAGAAGAACTCGTTCCTGCAGGAACATTAGATCCGAACGAAATTCACATTCCTGGAATTATGATTAATCGTATTTTTCAAGGTGAAAGTTTTGAAAAAAGAATTGAACAACGTACAGTTCGTCATAAGTAATCAATATTCAATATTACTGTTTAGCAAAAGAAAAAATTATGTTGTCAAAAGAAGATATAGCAAAAAGAATAGCTAAGGAAGTTAAAGACGGTTATTATGTAAATTTAGGAATCGGAATTCCAACTTTAGTAGCTAATTATGTTCGTGAAGATATTTCCGTTGAGTTCCAATCAGAAAATGGCGTTTTAGGAATGGGACCATTTCCTTTTGAAGGAGAAGAAGATGCTGATATTATTAATGCAGGAAAGCAAACCATAACAACTTTACCAGGAGCAAGTTTTTTTGATTCAGCTTTTAGTTTCGGAATGATTCGTGCTCAGAAAGTAGATTTAACTATTTTAGGAGCTATGGAGGTTGCACAAAATGGTGACATTGCTAACTGGAAAATACCCGGTAAAATGGTTAAAGGAATGGGAGGGGCTATGGATTTAGTAGCTTCTGCAGAAAATATTATTGTAGCAATGATGCATGTTAATAAAGCAGGAGAATCTAAAATTCTAAAAAAATGTACTTTACCCTTAACAGGTGTAGGATGCGTAAAGAAAGTAGTAACCGAATTAGCTGTTTTAGAAATTACAAATAAAGGATTTAAATTATTAGAACGAGCTCCAGGTGTTACAGTTGATGAAATTATAAAAGCCACAGAAGCAGAATTAATAATAGAAGGAGATATACCAGAAATGGAATTTTAGTAAAAAATATTTATTTTTTAAAGCGATAGAAATTCTATCGCTTTTTTATGTTTTGTTTTTTTTATTGATAAAAATTAAAAAAATTCACAATAAACTTTTTATTTAAAAAAAATACTATATTAGTACTGAATTTATTAAAATATTATTTTTATCAACAAAACAAACTATTAACTATGAAAAAACAATTACACAGCGTAGCATCTATGATGGCTTTGTCATTAGTTACGTTATCAACCGTTGCTCAAGAAAGTAATAGGTATGTAGGAGTGAAAGAAAAAAGCAGTAATGGCACTCCCTCATTTATTTCATTCAGACAATCATCTGTTTATAAAACATCTGATGTTAAAACTTTATTTAAAGAGCAACTTGGATTAAGAACTAATCAAGATTTTGCTAAAATGAAGTCAGATTCTGATAACTTAGGATTTTCTCATGATAAATACCAATTATATCATAAAGGAATAAAAGTTGAATTTGCAACTTATTCAGTACATTCTAAAAATGGTAGAGTTAATTCAATGAATGGTGAATATTACAATATTGGTGATATAGATATTAATCCATCTATAAAAGCTGATATTGCCTTACAGAAAGCAATTACACATTTAGGAGCACAAGAATTTTTATGGGATAATTTTGCAGAAGCAAATGCTAATAAATATACTAAACCTCAGGGAGAATTAGTTTTGTTACCTATTGATAATACGGTTAAATTAGCTTATAAATTTGATATTTATGCTACGAAACCTTTAAGTAGAGGAGATATTTACGTAGACGCTCAAAATGGTCAAATATTGTTTTATAATGCTACTATAAAACATATAGGAGAGCACAGCCATGGTAAAAAAGTATCACAAGGAGCTTATTTAAATATGTTTAAAACAAATACTATGGCTTTTGTTACAGCTAATGCTGCAACTCGTTATAGTGGTTCACAAAGTATAGAAACATCTTTAAGTGGATCTTCTTATATATTATCTGAAGCAGGAAGAGGAAATGGTATTCAAACATATAATATGAAAAAAGGTACTTCTTATGCTTCAGCAGTAAACTTTACTGATGCAGATAATAATTGGACCGCTACAGAATATAATAACACCAATAAAGATAATGCTGCCCTAGACGCTCATTGGGGTGCAGAAAAAACATACGATTATTGGAAAAATGTTCATGGTAGAAATAGTTATGATAATGCAGGTGCTAAAATTAATAGTTACGTTCATTATAGTACTAATTATGATAACGCATATTGGGATGGAAGTAGAATGACATACGGAGATGGTAGTGGTACTTATTTCGACGCATTAACAGCACTAGATGTATGTGGTCATGAAATTGGACATGCTGTTTGTTCAAATACATCAAATTTAGTTTATCAAAATGAATCAGGAGCTATGAATGAAGGATTTTCTGATATTTGGGGAGCATGTATTGAAAATTATTCGCAAGTAAATAAACAAATCTGGTTAATCGGTGAAGATATTGAAAGAAGATCAGGTCACCTTGCATTAAGATCTATGAGTAATCCTAATTCTGAAGGGCAGCCTGATACATATAAAGGAACTAATTGGTATTCAGGAACAGGTGATTCAGGAGGTGTACATACAAATTCAGGAGTATTAAATTACTGGTTTTATTTATTATCTATTGGAGGATCAGGAACTAATGATATAGGAAATGCTTTTAACGTAACAGGTATAACTATTGCTAAAGCAGAGAAAATTGCTTTCAGAACAGAAAGTGTATATTTATCATCTAATTCAAATTATGCTAATGCAAGAACAGGTGCTATTCAAGCAGCTACTGATTTATATGGTGCAGGATCACCAGAAGTTATTGCTACCACTAATGCTTGGTATGCTGTAGGTATAGGAGCTGCTTATTCAGGAGGAACTTCAGATACTACTGCTCCAACTACTCCAACTAATTTAGTAGCTTCAGGTACTACTTCTACTTCTACTACTTTATCTTGGACAGCTTCTACCGATAATGTTGGGGTTATAGGATATAATATCTATAATGGTACTACTCTTTTAGTATCTTCAGCTACTACTAGTGCTACTGTTTCAAATTTAACAGCTTCTACTACTTATAATTTTACAGTTAAAGCAAAAGATGCAGCAGGTAATTTATCAGCAGCAAGTAATGCCGTTTCAGTAACTACTTCAGCAGGCTCTAGTGTTTCTTATTGCGCATCTAAAGGATCTAGTCAAGCAGATGAATGGATTGATTATGTAGCATTAAATGGTATGACTAATACAACAACTGCTAATGCAGGATATGGGGATTTTACAGCTAAAGTAGCACCTCTACCATACGGTTCTAATACTATCACATTTAGTGCAGGTTTTGCTGGTATTGCCTATACTGAGTATTGGTCTGTATGGATTGATTATAATAAAAATGGTACATTTGAATCAACAGAAAAAGTAACATCAGGTTCTTCTTCTAGTTCAGGAAATCTAACAGGTACTTTTACAGTTCCTACCACAGCTTTAGCAGGACAAACTAGAATGAGAGTTCAAATGAAATATGGATCTACTTCTACAGCTTGTGAAACATTCTCTTATGGCGAGGTAGAAGATTATACAGTTAATGTAGGTTCTACACCAGTTACAAGTCTTACTTCTGGTACAGAAATTTCAGATGAAGCAAATAATTATAATATAGAACTTTATCCAAATCCATCAAATGGAGTATTGAATGTAACAGTATTAGATAATAGAGCTGTTTCATATCAAATTTATAACTTAATGGGGCAACCTTTAAAATCAGGTAAATTAAATCAAGAAATTAATGTTTCTGATTTAGCAGCAGGTATTTATGTGATTGAAATTAATGATGGTCAAAAAACATTATCTAAGAAGTTTGCAAAAAAATAAGATTTAATCAAAATTATATGAGAGACCGAATTTTTTCGGTCTCTTTTTTATAATTACATTTGCAAAAAAAAGAATCATGAGTTTTCCAAAAGTAATTTTAAAGCAAGGAAAAGAAAAATCAATCTTACGTCGTCATCCATGGGTATTTAGTGGAGCTGTCTATGGTGTATCCCAAGAAATTTCAGATGGCGAAATGGTGGAAGTTGTTGATGCTAAAAATGAGTCTCTTGGAATAGGCTATTTTAGTGATAGAGGAAGTATAGTAGTTCGATTACTTACTTTTGGTCAAGAAGAATTTACAGATGATTTTTGGAATAAAAAGCTTATTTCTGCTTGGAATTTAAGAACTCAATTATTAGATTTCGAAGTAACAAATGCTTTTCGTGTTATTCATGGAGAAGGAGATGGTATACCTGGATTAATTATTGATTTTTATAATAATAATTGGGTATTACAAGCACATTCTTCAGGTATTTATTATCAAATAGAAAAAATAGCAAAAGCCATTCAATTCACTTTTCCAACCTATTGTGAAACGATCTATTGTAAAAGTAGTGGGACACTTCCTAATATAGGGACTGATTACTTTTTATATGGTAATACAGCAGAAACAGTAGCAAAAGAAAATCAGATTATGTTCTCTGTAAATTGGGTTGAAGGGCAAAAAACAGGTTTTTTTCTAGACCAACGAGATAACCGAAAATTATTGGCTGAATTTTCAAAAGGGAAAAAAAGTATTAAATACTTTTTGCTATACAGGAGGTTTTTCAATTTATGCTATGAAATCAGGAGCTGAGCTAGTAACTTCAGTTGATATTTCGCAAAAGGCTGTTGATTTAGCTGCTAAAAACATGGAATTAAATTTTTCAAATACAAATCATCAAGCAGTAGCAGATGATGTATTTAATTTTATGAAAGAAAATCATCAAATATATGATCTGATTGTATTAGATCCTCCTGCTTTTGCTAAAAGTATAAAAAGTAAACATACCGCAACCCAAGCGTATAAACGATTAAATATAGCAGGGTTAAAAGCTTTAGCTCCTAATGGAATCTTGTTTACTTTTTCTTGTTCACAAGTTATAGATGATGTATTGTTTTACAATACTATAGCTGCTGCTGCTATAGAATCTGGTAGAACTATTCGAGTTTTACATAAATTAGGTCAAGGTCCTGATCATCCTACTAATATCTACCATCCTGAAGGACATTATTTAAAAGGGCTGGTATTGTATGTTGAGTAATTTATATAGCTATTATTTAGAGGTATTTAAAAATAAAACTTTGAAGAAGGCAAAAATCTTTAAAGTTTTATTTTTAGCATTTTTAAATATACTTTTGTAACATAATAGAAGAAATAATTTATAGTTAAGGTAGAATTTAGTATGAATATAGATACCTTAAAGATGGAGTTGTGTAAAAAAACTTCTTAGCTAAATGGAGAATTTACTGAAATGATTTATGAATAAAATGTTCCTCAAAAAAATATTGAAGTTCCAGATTATGAATTAAAATTTGATTCAGTACACTTTTTGATTACACAAAAAAACTAAATAAAGAAAGTATTAAACCATTTAGTATAATAATCCCATTTGATCAAAAGATAAAAGTACTATAAGGTAGTTTTGCTAGTGATATCCATAATATTTTGCATAAATACAAAATTATCATCTGTTATGAATTTAAGTATTAATTATTATATGTTAATTAAGCTTTCTGCAACTATTCTAGATAGGTATTTAAAAAATGATGTAATCAATTTAAGTAATAAAATTAATATTAAAAATGTAATAAGTTTAGAATAAGTTAGAGATATAAATTCACAAATTGATATATTTCATAACATTATTTCTATTGGAATTTAGTATTCTCTAAGGAGATGGGAAAAATTAAAATGGTAAAAGATTGTTTAGAATTAAAAAAAAATATAAGAATTATACTTATATAAATAGAAGCAATAAATATGGTTTTTTTGATATATAAATCAACTTGAATCTATAAGAAAATATAAAGTGTTAAAAATATATTACTAGGTGTAATGAAAGAGAGATGATTATAAACTAGTACTTCATCACTCACTTATAATCATACCAATAGTTCTATTTTTTTATTATAAAATTAAAGATGAGTTGAAAATTATTCCAAAGGTTATTCGAAATATGAATTTTTAAAAGTTTTTATCTTTAAATGATTGATTAATATAATAAGTAAAAATTAATAATAATAATTTTAAAATGTTATAGTCAGAATATCTGAATGTTTTTTAAAAAATAACACTATGAATAAATAATAGGATTAGTATTTTGATAAATACTAATATTGCGAATTACAGTATTCTATGAGAAATAGTATTTTATCAGCCAACTTTTTTAATTCTAAATCATATAGTTAAATGAAATATTTAAATTTACCTTAAAATAAAACAATAGAGACAATAAATGAATTTTAAATCAATTATAATCTCAAACTACTACTAATTCTTAAGATGAAACTTTAGAAAAAGTGTTTTTTATGCTTATTAAAACGGAATCGAGTCATGATATTGGTTAATATGATTCGTTATATACGCTTACAAATCTAGACGTTTATTAATGGGATGTTAACAGGATTAAAAGAAATTAAATATGATCAATGAAAGCTACTAATAATTTAGCATTATCTAGAGAAATACTTACTTAAAAAGATGTTTTGAGTTATGAAAAGCACATGAATTACGATTTATATGACCAAAAAATATAAAACAATATCTCTTCAAAGAGATGCTTTCACGATTGTTTTTGGAGCTATAATCTAACTCTTCTTATTATTTTTAAAATTGAAAGAGCAAGTTATAGTCAGGTACAGCCTCTATACGAAATAAATTTATAAATCTTATCTGATTCAACTAATTAAAAGGCACTTTTTACTTTACATAATGAATTGACCAATGTTTTATGGTAATCACTTATACGCAAAAAC
Coding sequences:
- a CDS encoding penicillin-binding protein 1A, which codes for MTQKLNTRKPDYAPYVKKFWKYFLYTFGGVFLFFLFASWGLFGSMPSFEELENPESNLATEIISSDGVVIGKFFNENRTPVKYEDLPKHLVNALVATEDERFYEHSGIDGKRTLSAALKLGTDGGASTLTQQLAKLLFHGERSKFKIIGLIQKAKEWIIAIRLERQYTKNEIIAMYLNKVDFVNTAVGIRSAAKVYFAKEPKQLTVDESAMLVGMLKNPSLFNPLKREEKVRDRRNVVLKQMEKNGFLTTTQKENYQAKPIRLTFSPEKYNEGTATYFREYLRDYMKKWVEENKKEDGSDYNIYSDGLKIYTTIDSRMQLYAEEAMKEHLANLQQEFFIEQKKNKTAPFVNITDTEIEKVMDRSMRNSERWRILSDNGMEEDDIKKSFHIKTKMTVFTWKGDRDTVMTPYDSIRYYKHFLQPGLMAMEPQTGHVKAWVGGIDYRYFQYDHVGLGARQVGSTFKPFVYATAIQQLGMSPCDTILDGPFMIRKGKHNVTEDWEPRNSDRKYRGMMTLKRALANSVNTVSAKLIDKTGPDAVIALLRKLGVETEIPSQPSIALGAVDITVRDMVAAFSTFANQGIYLKPQVISKIEDKNGNVIFEPKLESKDVLSKDVSYAVIKLLEGVTESGSGDRLRTQGGGWKYNRVTGYPYMFTNPIAGKTGTSQNQSDGWFIGMVPNLATGVWVGNEDRSAHFKTLAAGQGATMALPIWGLFMKKCYADPTLNISKEAFEKPSDLKIKVDCYSAPSHSRRENDSTANDSIRVKPEDEQNTDEFGL
- a CDS encoding CoA transferase subunit B; its protein translation is MLSKEDIAKRIAKEVKDGYYVNLGIGIPTLVANYVREDISVEFQSENGVLGMGPFPFEGEEDADIINAGKQTITTLPGASFFDSAFSFGMIRAQKVDLTILGAMEVAQNGDIANWKIPGKMVKGMGGAMDLVASAENIIVAMMHVNKAGESKILKKCTLPLTGVGCVKKVVTELAVLEITNKGFKLLERAPGVTVDEIIKATEAELIIEGDIPEMEF
- a CDS encoding M4 family metallopeptidase — encoded protein: MKKQLHSVASMMALSLVTLSTVAQESNRYVGVKEKSSNGTPSFISFRQSSVYKTSDVKTLFKEQLGLRTNQDFAKMKSDSDNLGFSHDKYQLYHKGIKVEFATYSVHSKNGRVNSMNGEYYNIGDIDINPSIKADIALQKAITHLGAQEFLWDNFAEANANKYTKPQGELVLLPIDNTVKLAYKFDIYATKPLSRGDIYVDAQNGQILFYNATIKHIGEHSHGKKVSQGAYLNMFKTNTMAFVTANAATRYSGSQSIETSLSGSSYILSEAGRGNGIQTYNMKKGTSYASAVNFTDADNNWTATEYNNTNKDNAALDAHWGAEKTYDYWKNVHGRNSYDNAGAKINSYVHYSTNYDNAYWDGSRMTYGDGSGTYFDALTALDVCGHEIGHAVCSNTSNLVYQNESGAMNEGFSDIWGACIENYSQVNKQIWLIGEDIERRSGHLALRSMSNPNSEGQPDTYKGTNWYSGTGDSGGVHTNSGVLNYWFYLLSIGGSGTNDIGNAFNVTGITIAKAEKIAFRTESVYLSSNSNYANARTGAIQAATDLYGAGSPEVIATTNAWYAVGIGAAYSGGTSDTTAPTTPTNLVASGTTSTSTTLSWTASTDNVGVIGYNIYNGTTLLVSSATTSATVSNLTASTTYNFTVKAKDAAGNLSAASNAVSVTTSAGSSVSYCASKGSSQADEWIDYVALNGMTNTTTANAGYGDFTAKVAPLPYGSNTITFSAGFAGIAYTEYWSVWIDYNKNGTFESTEKVTSGSSSSSGNLTGTFTVPTTALAGQTRMRVQMKYGSTSTACETFSYGEVEDYTVNVGSTPVTSLTSGTEISDEANNYNIELYPNPSNGVLNVTVLDNRAVSYQIYNLMGQPLKSGKLNQEINVSDLAAGIYVIEINDGQKTLSKKFAKK
- a CDS encoding class I SAM-dependent rRNA methyltransferase — encoded protein: MSFPKVILKQGKEKSILRRHPWVFSGAVYGVSQEISDGEMVEVVDAKNESLGIGYFSDRGSIVVRLLTFGQEEFTDDFWNKKLISAWNLRTQLLDFEVTNAFRVIHGEGDGIPGLIIDFYNNNWVLQAHSSGIYYQIEKIAKAIQFTFPTYCETIYCKSSGTLPNIGTDYFLYGNTAETVAKENQIMFSVNWVEGQKTGFFLDQRDNRKLLAEFSKGKKSIKYFLLYRRFFNLCYEIRS
- a CDS encoding class I SAM-dependent rRNA methyltransferase — encoded protein: MNFQKGKKVLNTFCYTGGFSIYAMKSGAELVTSVDISQKAVDLAAKNMELNFSNTNHQAVADDVFNFMKENHQIYDLIVLDPPAFAKSIKSKHTATQAYKRLNIAGLKALAPNGILFTFSCSQVIDDVLFYNTIAAAAIESGRTIRVLHKLGQGPDHPTNIYHPEGHYLKGLVLYVE